From a region of the Streptomyces sp. NBC_01454 genome:
- a CDS encoding Dabb family protein gives MIRHLVLFKLNDGVSRDEERVQAGVRAFAALEGEIPELTFWEYAWNITDRPIAHDFAINSAVADKDALQRYLEHPAHQAAAAQWREFATWVIADYEF, from the coding sequence GTGATCCGCCACCTGGTCCTGTTCAAGCTCAATGACGGTGTCTCCCGCGACGAGGAACGCGTGCAGGCCGGCGTCCGTGCGTTCGCGGCGCTGGAGGGCGAGATTCCGGAGCTGACGTTCTGGGAGTACGCCTGGAACATCACCGACCGCCCGATCGCCCACGACTTCGCGATCAATTCGGCCGTGGCCGACAAGGACGCCCTCCAGCGCTACCTGGAGCATCCGGCCCATCAGGCAGCCGCCGCACAGTGGCGTGAATTCGCCACCTGGGTGATCGCCGACTACGAATTCTGA
- a CDS encoding VOC family protein produces MPKITPNLWFDTKGKEAAEFYCSVFPNSQIKEVTHYNEAGPRPAGTVLTVVFELDGQEYTAINGGPDFTFSEAISLMINCADQDEIDYYWAKLSEGGEEGPCGWLKDKYGLSWQVAPGGMAEMLNDPDQERAARAMKAMLGMKKIDIAALQAAADAA; encoded by the coding sequence ATGCCCAAGATCACCCCCAACCTCTGGTTCGACACCAAGGGCAAGGAGGCCGCCGAGTTCTACTGCTCGGTGTTCCCGAACTCGCAGATCAAGGAGGTCACCCATTACAACGAGGCGGGCCCGCGCCCGGCGGGCACCGTGCTGACGGTGGTGTTCGAGCTCGACGGCCAGGAGTACACGGCGATCAACGGCGGCCCGGACTTCACGTTCAGCGAGGCGATCTCCCTGATGATCAACTGCGCCGACCAGGACGAGATCGACTACTACTGGGCCAAGCTCTCCGAGGGCGGCGAGGAGGGCCCCTGCGGCTGGCTGAAGGACAAGTACGGCCTGTCCTGGCAGGTGGCGCCGGGCGGGATGGCGGAGATGCTCAACGATCCGGACCAGGAGCGGGCGGCCCGCGCCATGAAGGCCATGCTCGGCATGAAGAAGATCGACATCGCCGCGCTCCAGGCGGCGGCGGACGCGGCATAG
- a CDS encoding tRNA adenosine deaminase-associated protein — MYFAALLARTEDGWEASDTELDDVETLTDLADLAREAAVDDDTVVAFIEQEDAWFGVIRVDGEDDPRVFLSNAAAAAKSSYGAMLTDELLGREEDDAADDLDSLDLDGTEDGEPDPGPDPDPDPDPDDNAADDTLDVVNGSDGPPRGPLGDAALLADLGVSEQELLALDGDALSTIADSLGCTEVLEAVR; from the coding sequence GTGTACTTCGCCGCACTGCTCGCGCGCACCGAAGACGGGTGGGAAGCGAGCGATACGGAGCTCGACGATGTGGAGACGCTGACCGATCTGGCCGATCTGGCCCGAGAGGCGGCGGTCGACGACGACACGGTGGTGGCCTTCATCGAGCAGGAGGACGCCTGGTTCGGCGTCATCCGGGTGGACGGGGAGGACGACCCGCGGGTCTTCCTCTCCAACGCCGCCGCCGCCGCCAAAAGCTCGTACGGCGCGATGCTGACCGACGAGCTGCTCGGCCGCGAGGAGGACGACGCGGCCGACGACCTGGACAGCCTCGACCTGGACGGCACGGAGGACGGCGAACCCGACCCCGGCCCCGACCCCGACCCCGACCCCGACCCCGACGACAACGCAGCCGACGACACCCTGGACGTGGTGAACGGCTCGGACGGCCCGCCCCGCGGTCCGCTCGGTGACGCCGCCCTGCTGGCCGACCTGGGGGTCAGCGAGCAGGAACTGCTGGCCCTGGACGGCGATGCGCTGAGCACCATCGCCGACTCGCTGGGCTGCACGGAAGTCCTCGAAGCCGTGCGCTGA
- a CDS encoding amidohydrolase family protein → MGSESRRPPRLLLRGGLVIDTDPHPTVHPHTDVLVEEGRIAAVGPGLPLDGTEPGVEVLDARGLIVLPGFVDTHRHVWQAVLRSAAVDASLDGYFSRILDDLAGRFTPADVHTGNLLGALECLDSGITTVQDFSHVQYTPEHTAAAVEALREAGIRAVFGYGYPVFDEAARQADWVRKARTVHFPSREALVTMALAPIGPSFTPPETVREDWLLARELELPVAVHVSAGPVAQRPIAALQELGLLTAGTLYVHGNSLPDSELRLIAESGGAVAITPALEASMRFGAPMAGRLRRAGVTTGLGADAVTSAPGDMFSQMRAALMSSHFDGDDAPGEPSVTAADVLRMATAEGATALGLGDEVGSLAVGKRADLVLLRADALNLAPVTHDPIGAVVTAAHPGNVDTVLVAGRAVKRNGRLLYGDLAGVLSEAHRAVERLEASRS, encoded by the coding sequence ATGGGAAGCGAAAGCCGTCGCCCCCCGCGCCTGCTGCTGCGCGGCGGTCTGGTCATCGACACCGACCCCCACCCCACCGTCCACCCGCACACCGATGTCCTCGTCGAGGAGGGCCGGATCGCCGCCGTGGGCCCCGGGCTGCCGCTCGACGGGACCGAGCCCGGCGTCGAGGTGCTCGACGCCCGCGGACTGATCGTGCTGCCCGGCTTCGTCGACACCCACCGGCATGTGTGGCAGGCGGTGCTGCGCTCGGCCGCGGTCGACGCGAGCCTCGACGGCTATTTCAGCCGGATCCTCGACGACCTCGCCGGCCGCTTCACGCCCGCCGACGTGCACACCGGCAACCTCCTCGGCGCGCTGGAGTGCCTGGACTCGGGGATCACCACCGTCCAGGACTTCTCCCACGTCCAGTACACGCCGGAGCACACCGCGGCCGCCGTCGAGGCCCTGCGCGAAGCGGGAATCCGGGCCGTCTTCGGCTACGGCTACCCCGTCTTCGACGAGGCCGCCCGGCAGGCCGACTGGGTACGCAAGGCCCGCACGGTGCACTTCCCCTCGCGCGAGGCCCTGGTCACGATGGCCCTGGCCCCGATCGGCCCCTCCTTCACGCCACCGGAGACGGTGCGGGAGGACTGGCTGCTCGCCCGCGAGCTGGAGCTGCCCGTCGCGGTCCATGTGAGCGCCGGGCCGGTGGCACAACGGCCGATCGCCGCCCTCCAGGAGCTGGGGCTGCTCACCGCCGGCACCCTGTACGTCCACGGGAATTCTCTGCCGGACTCCGAGCTGCGGCTGATCGCCGAATCCGGTGGCGCCGTGGCGATCACGCCGGCGCTCGAGGCCTCGATGCGGTTCGGCGCACCGATGGCGGGACGGCTGCGCCGGGCGGGCGTCACCACCGGGCTGGGCGCGGACGCGGTCACCTCGGCGCCGGGCGATATGTTCTCGCAGATGCGCGCCGCCTTGATGAGCAGTCACTTCGACGGTGACGACGCTCCGGGAGAGCCCTCGGTCACGGCGGCCGACGTGCTGCGCATGGCCACCGCCGAGGGGGCCACGGCGCTCGGCCTGGGCGACGAGGTGGGATCACTGGCCGTCGGCAAGCGCGCCGATCTCGTCCTGCTGCGCGCCGATGCGCTCAACCTCGCGCCCGTGACGCACGATCCGATCGGTGCGGTGGTGACCGCCGCACACCCCGGGAACGTCGATACGGTCCTGGTGGCCGGGCGCGCGGTCAAGCGCAACGGACGGTTGCTGTACGGAGACCTCGCCGGCGTACTTTCCGAGGCCCACCGTGCAGTCGAGCGCCTTGAGGCGTCGAGGTCCTAG
- a CDS encoding MarR family winged helix-turn-helix transcriptional regulator, protein MAAHRQFEELARQLSAIGAVKREMGRILPQDCPPASAGVLTLLDRHGEMRMSQLAELLAIDMSVTSRHVAHVAERGWIEREPDPADKRSRLLRLTPSGRELLEELSARCTATLARYLNDWTDADVGHLNELLARLRTSFGDCRPRAHHDSTTRTPAE, encoded by the coding sequence GTGGCCGCTCACCGTCAGTTCGAGGAGCTGGCCAGGCAACTCAGCGCCATCGGCGCCGTCAAGCGCGAGATGGGGCGGATCCTGCCCCAGGACTGCCCGCCCGCCTCGGCCGGCGTGCTCACCCTGCTCGACCGGCACGGCGAGATGCGGATGAGTCAGCTCGCCGAGCTGCTCGCCATCGACATGTCGGTGACCAGCCGGCATGTGGCCCATGTCGCCGAGCGCGGCTGGATCGAGCGGGAGCCCGATCCGGCGGACAAGCGGTCCCGGCTGCTGCGGCTGACGCCGAGCGGCCGGGAGCTCCTGGAGGAACTCTCCGCGCGCTGCACGGCCACGCTCGCCCGCTATCTGAACGACTGGACCGACGCCGACGTCGGACACCTCAACGAACTGCTCGCCAGGCTCCGTACGAGCTTCGGCGACTGTCGCCCCCGGGCGCACCACGACTCCACCACCCGTACACCCGCGGAATGA
- a CDS encoding DUF2127 domain-containing protein, whose amino-acid sequence MKIDWDRRTCARRGHITYLPHEEHLRERLHAATALGEAWRCLRCGDFVLGDPHGSGPAADAPLVPRGKVLRDLFILRFLAVERAVRGVFIVLAAVGVWQFSNRKDAVRQFFDEYIAVLRPVARHFHYDLDHSPVVGTIQKTFGYRHSTLVLVAVLLLVYALVEIVEGVGLWRAKRWAEYLTVVATAAFLPLEIYELTEKVSWLKIATLVINILAVLYIAVTKRLFGLRGGHAAFEAERHSASLLEVETSAGVPAAAHNG is encoded by the coding sequence ATGAAGATCGACTGGGACCGGCGTACCTGCGCACGCCGCGGGCACATCACCTACCTCCCGCACGAGGAGCACCTCCGGGAGAGGCTGCACGCCGCCACCGCCCTCGGCGAGGCCTGGCGCTGTCTGCGCTGCGGCGACTTCGTCCTCGGCGACCCGCACGGCTCCGGCCCGGCCGCCGACGCCCCGCTGGTTCCGCGCGGCAAGGTGCTGCGCGATCTGTTCATCCTGCGCTTCCTGGCGGTCGAGCGGGCGGTGCGCGGGGTGTTCATCGTGCTGGCCGCGGTCGGCGTATGGCAGTTCAGCAACCGCAAGGACGCGGTCCGCCAGTTCTTCGACGAGTACATCGCCGTGCTCCGCCCGGTGGCCCGCCACTTCCACTACGACCTGGACCACTCGCCGGTCGTCGGCACCATCCAGAAGACCTTCGGCTACCGGCACTCCACTTTGGTGCTGGTGGCCGTGCTGCTGCTGGTCTACGCCCTCGTGGAGATCGTCGAGGGCGTCGGTCTGTGGCGTGCCAAGCGGTGGGCGGAGTATCTGACGGTGGTCGCCACGGCGGCCTTCCTGCCACTGGAGATCTATGAGCTGACCGAGAAGGTCAGCTGGCTCAAGATCGCCACGCTGGTGATCAACATCCTCGCGGTGCTCTACATTGCGGTCACCAAGCGGCTGTTCGGGCTGCGCGGCGGCCACGCGGCCTTCGAGGCGGAGCGGCACAGCGCCTCCCTGCTGGAGGTCGAGACCTCGGCCGGAGTGCCCGCCGCCGCCCATAATGGCTGA
- a CDS encoding RNA polymerase sigma factor SigF, translated as MTVTARTAPKAPSRESRSADTRALTQVLFAELTDLDPGTPEHTRVRAALIEANLPLVRYAAARFRSRNEPMEDVIQVGTIGLINAIDRFDPDRGVQFPTFAMPTVVGEIKRYFRDNVRTVHVPRRLHELWVQVNGATEDLTVLHGRSPTTAEIAERLKIGEDEVLACLEAGRSYHATSLEAAQEGDGLPGLLDRLGYEDPELAGVEHRDLVRHLLVQLPEREQRILLLRYYSNLTQSQISAELGVSQMHVSRLLSRSFARLRSANRIDA; from the coding sequence GTGACCGTGACGGCCCGTACTGCGCCCAAGGCTCCATCCCGCGAGAGCCGAAGCGCGGACACGCGGGCACTCACACAGGTGCTGTTCGCCGAGCTGACGGACCTCGACCCCGGCACCCCGGAGCACACCCGGGTCCGCGCCGCGCTGATCGAGGCCAATCTTCCGCTGGTCCGCTATGCCGCGGCCCGCTTCCGCAGCCGCAACGAACCCATGGAAGACGTCATCCAGGTCGGCACCATCGGCCTGATCAACGCGATCGACCGCTTCGATCCGGACCGGGGCGTCCAGTTCCCCACCTTCGCGATGCCCACCGTCGTCGGCGAGATCAAACGCTACTTTCGAGACAATGTCCGCACGGTCCATGTGCCGCGCCGCCTCCACGAACTGTGGGTGCAGGTCAACGGCGCGACCGAGGACCTGACGGTGCTGCACGGCCGCTCCCCCACCACCGCCGAGATCGCCGAGCGCCTCAAGATCGGCGAGGACGAGGTGCTGGCCTGCCTGGAGGCCGGCCGCTCGTATCACGCCACCTCGCTGGAGGCCGCCCAGGAAGGCGACGGCCTGCCCGGACTGCTCGACCGCCTCGGCTACGAGGACCCGGAGCTGGCCGGGGTCGAGCACCGCGACCTCGTACGGCACCTCCTCGTCCAGCTTCCCGAGCGCGAGCAGCGGATCCTCCTGCTGCGTTACTACAGCAATCTGACGCAGTCCCAGATCAGTGCGGAGCTGGGGGTGTCGCAGATGCATGTCTCACGGCTACTGTCGCGGAGCTTCGCCCGGCTGCGATCCGCAAACAGGATCGACGCCTAA
- a CDS encoding RNA polymerase sigma factor SigF, translating to MSVELGSSKVLSVIPAPAPHVHDDDAINTRTLSRSLFLRLASLDKDCAERTYVRDTLIELNLPLVRYAAARFRSRNEPMEDIVQVGTIGLIKAIDRFDCERGVEFPTFAMPTVVGEIKRFFRDTSWSVRVPRRLQELRLALTKASDELSQKLDRSPTVPELALCLGVSEEDVVDGLAVGNAYTASSLDSPSPEDDGGEGSLADRLGYEDSALEGVEYRESLKPLLAKLPARERQIIMLRFFANMTQSQIGEEVGISQMHVSRLLTRTLAQLREGLISD from the coding sequence ATGTCCGTAGAACTGGGCAGCTCAAAGGTGCTTTCCGTGATTCCCGCGCCCGCACCGCACGTGCATGACGACGACGCCATCAACACCCGCACGCTCTCCCGCTCCCTGTTCCTGCGGCTCGCCTCGCTCGACAAGGACTGCGCGGAGCGCACCTACGTCCGCGACACGCTCATCGAGCTGAACCTCCCGCTCGTGCGTTACGCGGCCGCCCGCTTCCGCAGCCGCAATGAGCCGATGGAGGACATCGTCCAGGTCGGCACGATCGGCCTGATCAAGGCGATCGACCGTTTCGACTGCGAACGCGGCGTGGAATTCCCGACGTTCGCGATGCCGACGGTGGTCGGTGAGATCAAGCGGTTCTTCCGTGACACCTCGTGGTCCGTGCGGGTCCCGCGCCGGCTCCAGGAGCTGCGCCTGGCCCTCACCAAGGCCAGCGACGAGCTCTCCCAGAAGCTGGACCGCTCCCCGACCGTCCCCGAACTCGCCCTGTGCCTGGGAGTGTCGGAGGAGGACGTGGTCGACGGCCTGGCCGTCGGCAATGCCTACACCGCCTCCTCGCTCGACTCCCCCTCCCCCGAGGACGACGGCGGCGAGGGCTCCCTCGCGGACCGCCTCGGCTACGAGGACAGCGCGCTGGAGGGCGTGGAGTACCGCGAGTCCCTCAAGCCCCTGCTGGCCAAACTCCCGGCCCGCGAGCGCCAGATCATCATGCTGCGCTTCTTCGCCAACATGACGCAGTCCCAGATCGGCGAGGAGGTCGGCATCTCCCAGATGCATGTCTCCCGGCTGCTGACCCGCACCCTGGCGCAGCTGCGCGAGGGCCTGATCTCCGACTGA
- a CDS encoding LytR C-terminal domain-containing protein — translation MSMLTPPGMGGKYRITGDRYPRMRRPRHRRRIVLTLAATACALGLAAWGSLQLIDVFGGRSNTAHAAPGERHCAESAKAGTAQAHNAARKLPAPGTLTVNVFNATPRSGLAKRTADELEKRGFKIGKVGNAPAAYDKKVKGTGILLGPAAALQGPMKVLSTQLAGAQQKTDTRKGADLDLIIGDTFKNLTAQQDAAKSLALLTHPSPAPSDDAKC, via the coding sequence ATGAGCATGCTGACGCCCCCGGGCATGGGCGGGAAGTACCGCATCACGGGCGACAGGTATCCGCGGATGCGCCGCCCCCGCCACCGCCGACGGATCGTCCTCACCCTCGCCGCCACGGCCTGCGCCCTCGGCCTGGCCGCCTGGGGTTCCCTGCAGCTCATCGACGTGTTCGGCGGCCGGTCCAACACCGCCCACGCCGCCCCGGGTGAGCGGCACTGCGCCGAGAGCGCCAAGGCCGGGACGGCACAGGCCCACAACGCCGCCCGCAAACTGCCCGCGCCCGGCACCCTGACCGTCAATGTCTTCAACGCCACCCCGCGCTCCGGGCTCGCCAAGCGCACCGCGGACGAGCTCGAGAAGCGCGGCTTCAAGATCGGCAAGGTGGGCAACGCCCCCGCCGCCTACGACAAGAAGGTCAAGGGCACCGGGATACTGCTCGGCCCCGCGGCCGCGCTCCAGGGCCCGATGAAGGTGCTCTCCACCCAGCTCGCCGGCGCGCAGCAGAAGACCGACACCCGCAAGGGCGCCGACCTCGACCTGATCATCGGTGACACCTTCAAGAACCTCACCGCCCAGCAGGACGCCGCGAAGTCCCTGGCCCTGCTGACCCATCCGTCCCCGGCCCCCTCGGACGACGCCAAGTGCTGA
- a CDS encoding MarR family winged helix-turn-helix transcriptional regulator has protein sequence MTAAPGPGSDPVDALMGAWRAELPDVLRPTTELSKRITQLAGALDQATRRILPELGLTVAEFDILAALRRTGEPYARKPNELARALLLSSGGISNVVNHLAARGLVLREPSSEDGRSTMIRLTPDGVHTAEHAVRTHADAHEAVFAEASPTAVHAAARALREVGIRRGPDPRPLRTGRNRSRS, from the coding sequence GTGACCGCCGCGCCCGGACCAGGATCCGACCCCGTCGACGCGCTGATGGGCGCCTGGCGGGCCGAGCTGCCCGACGTGCTGCGCCCGACGACGGAGCTGTCGAAACGCATAACGCAGCTGGCCGGCGCGCTCGACCAGGCCACCCGCCGGATACTGCCCGAACTCGGCCTCACGGTCGCGGAGTTCGACATCCTGGCCGCGCTGCGCCGAACGGGTGAGCCGTACGCGAGGAAGCCGAACGAACTCGCCCGCGCCCTGCTGCTGTCCTCCGGCGGCATCAGCAACGTGGTCAACCACCTCGCCGCCCGCGGTCTGGTGCTCCGGGAGCCCTCCTCGGAGGACGGCCGCAGCACCATGATCCGGCTGACCCCGGACGGGGTGCACACCGCCGAGCACGCCGTCCGCACCCATGCCGACGCCCACGAGGCCGTCTTCGCCGAGGCATCCCCCACGGCCGTGCACGCGGCCGCCCGGGCGCTGCGCGAGGTCGGCATACGGCGTGGCCCGGACCCACGGCCGCTCCGCACGGGACGGAACCGCAGCCGCTCGTGA
- the tadA gene encoding tRNA adenosine(34) deaminase TadA has protein sequence MRQALGEAARAPGTGDVPVGAVVLSADGTVLGTGHNAREATGDPTAHAEVLALRAAARSAGQWRLTGCTLVVTLEPCTMCAGAIVLSRVDRVVYGARDAKAGAAGSLWDVVRDRRLNHRPEVITGVLEAECAGLLTAFFRER, from the coding sequence ATGCGGCAGGCGCTGGGCGAGGCCGCCCGCGCCCCCGGGACCGGTGACGTCCCGGTGGGCGCCGTGGTGCTGTCCGCGGACGGCACGGTCCTCGGCACCGGCCACAACGCACGCGAGGCCACCGGCGACCCGACCGCGCACGCCGAGGTCCTTGCGCTGCGCGCGGCGGCCCGCAGCGCCGGGCAGTGGCGGCTGACCGGCTGCACGCTCGTCGTCACCCTCGAACCGTGCACGATGTGCGCGGGCGCGATCGTGCTCTCCCGGGTCGACCGGGTCGTCTACGGCGCCCGCGATGCCAAGGCGGGCGCGGCCGGTTCCCTCTGGGACGTCGTCCGTGACCGCCGTCTCAACCACCGCCCCGAGGTCATCACCGGTGTCCTCGAAGCCGAGTGCGCCGGCCTGCTCACGGCCTTCTTCCGCGAGCGCTGA
- the upp gene encoding uracil phosphoribosyltransferase, translating to MRIHVVDHPLVAHKLTTLRDKRTDSPTFRRLADELVTLLAYEATRDVRTERVDIETPVTATTGVRMSHPRPLVVPILRAGLGMLEGMVRLLPTAEVGFMGMVRNEETYEAHTYATRMPDDLSGRQVYVVDPMLATGGTLVAAIRELIKRGADDVTAICLLAAPEGVAVMEKELAGTPVTVVTAAVDERLNEARYIVPGLGDAGDRMYGTAG from the coding sequence ATGCGGATCCACGTCGTCGACCACCCGCTGGTGGCGCACAAACTCACCACGCTGCGCGACAAGCGCACCGACTCCCCGACTTTCCGGCGGCTCGCCGATGAGCTGGTCACCCTGCTCGCCTACGAGGCCACCCGTGATGTGCGCACCGAGCGGGTCGACATCGAGACCCCGGTGACGGCGACCACCGGTGTGCGGATGTCGCACCCGCGCCCCCTGGTCGTACCGATCCTGCGGGCCGGTCTGGGCATGCTGGAGGGCATGGTCCGGCTGCTGCCCACCGCCGAGGTCGGCTTCATGGGCATGGTCCGCAACGAGGAGACGTACGAGGCGCACACCTACGCCACGCGGATGCCCGATGATCTCTCGGGCCGTCAGGTGTACGTCGTCGACCCGATGCTCGCCACCGGCGGCACGCTGGTCGCGGCGATCCGTGAGCTGATCAAGCGCGGTGCGGACGATGTCACCGCGATCTGCCTGCTGGCCGCGCCGGAGGGCGTGGCGGTCATGGAGAAGGAGCTGGCCGGTACGCCGGTGACGGTGGTCACCGCGGCGGTCGACGAGCGGCTCAACGAGGCCCGTTACATCGTGCCGGGCCTGGGCGACGCGGGCGACCGCATGTACGGCACGGCCGGCTGA
- a CDS encoding GntR family transcriptional regulator → MEFDPTVPKWTQIADVIRARIADGTYPPRHLISEVRMEQEFGVARVTIRKVTAALRDEGLIVTTPGMGSFVTQRRPGA, encoded by the coding sequence ATGGAGTTCGACCCGACGGTGCCCAAGTGGACGCAGATTGCCGACGTGATCCGAGCGCGGATCGCGGACGGCACATACCCACCACGCCATCTCATCTCCGAGGTGCGGATGGAGCAGGAGTTCGGCGTCGCGCGCGTGACCATCCGCAAGGTCACCGCCGCCCTCCGGGACGAAGGGCTCATCGTCACCACACCCGGCATGGGCTCATTCGTGACGCAGCGGCGACCGGGTGCCTGA